A stretch of the Candidatus Beckwithbacteria bacterium genome encodes the following:
- a CDS encoding HDIG domain-containing protein has product MNRQEALDFVNSTTSNKNLVKHMLAVGACMKALARYFNEDEEMWEVAGIVHDGDYEMFKDTPEKHPSKIVEMLEEKGVDPKIIKASLRHGWGWKADISEPETNMEWSLYACDELTGLITAVTLVRPSKKLADVKVEDVLKKWGKKDFAKGALRENIDFCEPKLGIKREDFIAICLKAMQGISNELGL; this is encoded by the coding sequence ATGAATAGACAAGAAGCTCTTGATTTTGTAAATTCCACTACTTCTAATAAAAATCTCGTCAAGCATATGTTGGCTGTAGGCGCTTGTATGAAAGCTTTGGCCAGATATTTTAATGAAGATGAGGAGATGTGGGAAGTAGCTGGGATCGTCCATGATGGTGATTATGAAATGTTTAAAGATACTCCTGAAAAACACCCTTCCAAAATAGTTGAAATGCTGGAAGAAAAAGGCGTTGATCCTAAAATTATCAAAGCTTCTCTTCGTCATGGCTGGGGCTGGAAAGCTGATATTTCTGAACCTGAAACCAATATGGAATGGTCGCTCTATGCTTGCGATGAATTGACTGGTTTGATTACCGCTGTCACTTTAGTTCGGCCTAGTAAAAAACTGGCAGATGTTAAAGTTGAAGATGTTTTGAAAAAATGGGGTAAAAAAGATTTTGCCAAAGGTGCTTTACGGGAAAACATTGATTTTTGTGAACCAAAACTAGGCATTAAAAGAGAAGATTTTATCGCTATTTGCCTCAAAGCTATGCAGGGAATAAGTAATGAATTAGGATTATAA
- a CDS encoding Nif3-like dinuclear metal center hexameric protein: MDTSQFFNTIHNQILGQDFLKKAESADDYGANGIQIKGSEEVSKVAVGVSCNAEFLQKAASWGAQVCITHHGLSLTPKYIYKSKLSLATQKRLAIIFENELTVAGYHAALDMHPKIGNNAQIIKNLGLVQTDEPYFDGWGFVAKTKSPIFVQDFAKDCTTLFHHDVFMVLGGPDKISRIGVCSGGATPTGSEFLEIAEKQIDLHLTGVISESTSSMAKEAGFHYFAVGHYATEVFGVKALAEEISKKFPKLDVRFIDVWNEL; the protein is encoded by the coding sequence ATGGACACTAGTCAATTTTTTAATACAATTCACAATCAAATTCTTGGTCAAGATTTTCTAAAAAAAGCTGAATCAGCAGATGATTATGGAGCTAATGGTATTCAAATTAAAGGTAGTGAGGAAGTCAGTAAGGTTGCAGTTGGTGTCTCCTGTAATGCTGAGTTTTTGCAAAAAGCTGCTAGCTGGGGAGCTCAAGTTTGTATCACCCATCATGGTTTATCTTTGACCCCAAAATATATTTATAAATCTAAATTATCATTAGCTACTCAAAAAAGATTGGCTATCATTTTTGAAAATGAACTGACTGTCGCTGGTTACCATGCAGCTTTGGATATGCATCCTAAGATTGGTAACAATGCCCAAATTATTAAAAACCTGGGCCTAGTCCAAACTGATGAACCATATTTTGATGGTTGGGGCTTTGTTGCTAAAACCAAAAGTCCTATCTTTGTCCAAGATTTTGCCAAAGATTGCACCACCCTTTTTCACCATGATGTGTTTATGGTTTTAGGCGGACCGGACAAAATTAGCCGGATTGGAGTTTGCTCGGGCGGGGCTACACCTACTGGTTCTGAATTTTTGGAAATAGCAGAAAAACAAATTGATCTTCATCTGACTGGAGTTATTAGTGAAAGTACTTCAAGCATGGCCAAAGAAGCCGGCTTTCACTATTTTGCAGTTGGCCATTATGCTACTGAAGTTTTTGGCGTCAAAGCTTTAGCCGAAGAAATTAGTAAGAAATTTCCCAAGCTTGATGTGCGCTTTATTGATGTCTGGAATGAGCTTTAA